The Miscanthus floridulus cultivar M001 chromosome 7, ASM1932011v1, whole genome shotgun sequence genome includes a region encoding these proteins:
- the LOC136465434 gene encoding secreted RxLR effector protein 161-like has protein sequence MVNAKPIKTPMPTNGHLDLNVKGKTVNTKVYRSMIGSQLYLYASRPNIMLSVCMCARFQANPKEYHLVAIKRILRYLVHTPNLGLWYPKGSKFDLLGYSDSDYAGCKVDQKSTSGTCQFHGRSLVSWSSKKQNCVSLSIAEAEYIAAGACCAQLLWMSQILGFGEEEHGFTYIHDEARAEIRDIAYVWIDWRSIDGKVSGLQSYYYILNTLIRHTINPKEEAASDLNGYVRNVPARFAPGGNRFNVPWF, from the exons atggtgaatgccaagcctatcaaaactcccatgccaaccaatggacatcttgatctaaatgtTAAAGGGAAAACTGTGAataccaaggtatatcgttccatgattggcTCTCAACTTTATTTATacgcatctaggcccaatattatgcttagtgtgtgcatgtgtgctagatttcaagctaacccgaaagagtatcacttagtggccattaagagaatcttgagatatttagtacacactcctaaccttggcttgtggtatcctaagggctctaagtttgatctacttgggtattcggattccgattacgccggttgcaaagtagatcaaaaaagcacttcggggacatgtcaattccatggacggtccctagtgtcttggagttctaagaagcaaaattgtgtatcCCTTTCCATCGCTGAGGCCGAGTATATTGCAGCCGgcgcatgttgtgctcaactactttggatgag CCAGATCCTTGGTTTTGGTGAGGAGGAGCATGGATTCACTTATatccatgatgaggctagagcagAGATCAGAGACATTGCATACGTGTGGATTGATTGGAGAAGCATAGATGGGAAAGTTAGTGGCTTGCAAAGCTACTACTACATCTTGAACACCTTAATTAGGCACACTATAAATCCCAAGGAAGAAGCAGCTTCAGATCTTAATGGGTATGTGAGAAATGTACCTGCTAGGTTCGCTCCTGGTGGTAACAGGTTCAATGTCCCTTGGTTCTAG